A stretch of the Bacteroidales bacterium genome encodes the following:
- the greA gene encoding transcription elongation factor GreA produces the protein MAVVYLTDEGYHKMMDEINYLESVERPRISAQIAEARDKGDLSENAEYDAAKEAQGLLEMKIAQLKSQVANARIISDANLNTHTVQMLNKVKIKNCQNGAVMQYMLVADSEANLAERKISVSTPIAQGLLGHHVGDVVEVKVPAGLMKFEIVEILI, from the coding sequence ATGGCAGTAGTTTATTTAACCGATGAGGGTTATCATAAAATGATGGATGAGATCAACTATTTAGAGAGTGTTGAGCGTCCAAGAATTTCGGCACAGATAGCAGAGGCTCGTGATAAAGGCGACCTTTCAGAGAATGCTGAGTACGATGCAGCAAAAGAGGCTCAAGGTCTTTTAGAGATGAAAATTGCACAATTAAAGAGTCAAGTTGCTAATGCTCGTATCATTAGCGATGCAAACCTAAATACTCACACCGTTCAAATGCTTAATAAGGTAAAAATCAAAAATTGCCAAAACGGAGCAGTTATGCAATATATGTTGGTTGCTGATAGCGAGGCAAACTTGGCAGAGCGTAAAATCTCTGTATCAACACCTATTGCTCAAGGTTTGTTAGGACACCATGTAGGCGATGTTGTTGAGGTAAAAGTTCCTGCGGGATTAATGAAGTTTGAGATTGTTGAGATTTTAATCTAA